A genomic region of Cotesia glomerata isolate CgM1 linkage group LG9, MPM_Cglom_v2.3, whole genome shotgun sequence contains the following coding sequences:
- the LOC123271470 gene encoding uncharacterized protein LOC123271470 — MERRNVSEAKEFFQTILRKYENDPKLEVTSCTDEAGSNLGDNYMSVVIRTTINGKSGNGKSYNKTVVTKHCPHWRPTAKLVRNAEVFQNEAHVYQNILPHFKNVAPPCIYASPDEIVMDDLRLEGYVVQPRSNLLDMEHCTAVVQKFAFLHASSLALKLSNPSLFTELMAPLQEILFPQDETPSLGQSIEMSIDLAVKHLKSLEQTSELVKAIEFLDSQRPAVLETMKALTKPAQDKYNLMSHGDCWNNNILFKHDASGRVCDVKLIDFQIVRHVSPAIDFHYFVYSSAQSPIIENQYDELVQIYHRHFNKILRELRVKDADIQVLSLDWFKNQLKHHAPYGLFTSAWLVNAVLAKDEDLINMDDLDMEFFKNQQKDMVPIRADKAHRIKCIVLHYMRTYL; from the exons ATGGAGCGCAGAAATGTGTCAG AAGCCAAAGAGTTTTTCCAAACTATTTTAAGGAAATATGAAAACGACCCGAAGTTGGAGGTAACAAGTTGCACTGATGAAGCTGGAAGCAACCTTGGAGACAATTATATGTCAGTTGTCATCCGTACGACAATCAATGGAAAATCTGGAAATGGAAAAA GTTACAACAAGACAGTAGTAACAAAACACTGTCCCCACTGGCGCCCAACGGCAAAATTGGTCCGCAATGCTGAAGTGTTTCAAAACGAGGCTCATGTTTATCAAAATATACTTCCACACTTTAAGAATGTAGCGCCGCCGTGCATTTACGCTAGCCCTGATGAGATTGTTATGGATGACCTTCGACTAGAAGGTTATGTTGTGCAACCGAGAAGCAATCTTCTTGATATGGAACACTGTACAGCAGTTGTTCAG AAATTTGCATTCCTCCATGCATCATCTCTGGCCTTGAAACTCAGCAACCCTTCACTCTTCACGGAACTAATGGCACCTCTGCAGGAAATACTATTCCCGCAAGATGAGACACCTTCACTCGGACAATCAATCGAGATGAGCATCGACCTAGCAGTAAAGCATCTAAAATCCCTCGAACAAACTTCCGAGTTGGTCAAAGCCATTGAATTCTTGGATTCCCAAAGACCAGCTGTTTTAGAAACAATGAAAGCTCTTACAAAGCCTGCACAAGACAAATACAATCTTATGAGCCATGGAGATTGCTGGAACAACAATATATTATTCAAGCACGACGCCAGTGGGCGTGTATGTGACGTCAAGCTGATTGACTTCCAGATTGTCCGACATGTGTCTCCCGCGATTGACTTCCACTATTTTGTTTATTCGAGTGCTCAGTCACCGATCATTGAGAATCAATACGACGAGCTGGTCCAGATTTATCACCGacatttcaacaaaattttaagagaATTACGTGTCAAGGATGCTGATATCCAAGTGCTGTCGTTGGACTGGTTCAAGAACCAGCTCAAACATCATGCGCCGTACGGATTGTTTACCAGCGCCTGGTTAGTTAATGCGGTTCTTGCCAAAGATGAGGATCTCATCAACATGGATGACCTTGATATGGAGTTCTTCAAAAATCAACAGAAAGATATGGTTCCGATCAGAGCCGACAAAGCGCACAGGATCAAGTGCATTGTTTTACATTACATGCGAacttatttgtaa
- the LOC123271670 gene encoding ankyrin repeat domain-containing protein 50-like yields the protein MGKDRYLSLSDVNVVTVSELVNRRFFDFYALRKYDIGLHKPLSCTLLYAAVMNADEECVDLILPKLNSVFADKGGFFVKHHESAVHRALNYQDFSILRKLIEHGASVNDTDSVEHEGQPLLHFAVEKGYYEIAQYLVEKGADVNMPGHGSHCETTPLMEAVIGGSEDMVNLLVENGADVNADDNEQDTPVTVAATSGKFEIMKLLLDHGARVDLVIPESKWNGKKSIINEVVCTGNVQVLKHLLDRFDVDLTAPTGDLACSTLAFAVMVRANNGPVIQELLDAGSDVNSLSYDNKLPIEMTRTFDLSDNKILVKKHVVKLVAAGQEVCEKNLEVVQDPEFADLRQECDAELEELKSTKLEGSNVTLFDVLFGKVVKKTMKKVDVKKSMETLEEYPMYGRMLFYRLKKFRG from the coding sequence ATGGGCAAAGATCGATACTTAAGTTTGAGTGACGTCAACGTGGTGACAGTATCCGAATTAGTGAACCGTCGCTTCTTCGACTTCTACGCCCTGCGTAAGTACGACATAGGGTTGCACAAGCCGCTATCATGTACCCTGTTGTACGCCGCAGTAATGAACGCTGACGAGGAATGTGTGGACTTGATCCTTCCTAAGCTGAACAGCGTTTTTGCAGACAAAGGCGGCTTCTTCGTCAAGCACCACGAAAGCGCCGTGCACCGCGCGTTGAACTACCAAGACTTCAGCATCCTCCGAAAGTTGATTGAACACGGTGCTAGCGTCAACGACACTGATTCCGTGGAGCATGAAGGACAACCGCTTCTACACTTTGCTGTGGAGAAAGGCTACTATGAGATAGCCCAGTACCTAGTGGAGAAAGGAGCCGACGTCAATATGCCAGGACACGGCAGCCACTGCGAAACTACTCCGTTGATGGAAGCTGTGATAGGCGGATCAGAAGACATGGTCAATCTGCTGGTGGAGAATGGTGCTGATGTCAATGCTGATGACAACGAACAGGATACTCCAGTGACAGTAGCAGCTACGAGTGGGAAGTTTGAGATCATGAAGCTTCTGCTGGATCATGGTGCTCGTGTTGATCTAGTTATACCTGAGTCAAAGTGGAACGGTAAGAAGTCGATCATCAACGAGGTCGTCTGCACAGGTAACGTCCAGGTCCTGAAGCACTTGCTGGATAGATTCGACGTAGACCTAACAGCTCCCACGGGAGATCTAGCCTGCTCAACGCTTGCCTTCGCGGTTATGGTCAGAGCTAACAATGGTCCCGTGATCCAGGAGCTGCTGGATGCTGGCAGTGACGTCAACAGTCTCTCGTACGACAACAAGCTGCCGATTGAGATGACCAGGACCTTCGATCTTAGTGACAACAAGATCCTGGTCAAGAAACACGTCGTTAAGTTGGTGGCTGCTGGCCAAGAAGTTTGTGAAAAGAACCTTGAAGTTGTTCAAGACCCGGAGTTTGCTGATCTGAGGCAGGAGTGTGATGCTGAGTTGGAAGAGTTGAAGAGCACGAAGCTGGAAGGCAGTAATGTTACGCTGTTTGATGTCTTGTTTGGAAAAGTGGTGAAGAAGACGATGAAGAAAGTTGATGTTAAAAAGTCTATGGAGACTTTGGAAGAGTATCCGATGTATGGACGCATGCTGTTTTATCGGCTGAAGAAATTTCGTGGGTGA